In Plodia interpunctella isolate USDA-ARS_2022_Savannah chromosome 17, ilPloInte3.2, whole genome shotgun sequence, one genomic interval encodes:
- the LOC128676857 gene encoding prostaglandin reductase 1-like isoform X3: protein MMTSRCHDEDPKACELVRQSRRMRKLRKFMVIHNFTEFLPLTTDFQIEEEQINKLAPNEFLVKAEYISVDPYMRSFAKGFQVPYEQFGFQVGKVKESRNAKFPVGANVVSHAGWRDYAVLNDTPDDIFGIHPYIPDLGRLSPSLAIGALGMTGLTAYLGLMEICRPKAGEVLVVTSAAGAVGSIAGQIGKVLGCTVVGFTGSDRKVKLIKEEFGFDHAFNYKTGNAYHILKEFVPNGVDCFFDNVGGELAGEIIRCMREYGRVANCGSISTYGDTTSSVKNIRTLVSVQIESFSFTQWKPKHEATFKQLKAWLESGTIKAKETIVKGFEELPNTFAAMLKGDTVGKAVVKVL, encoded by the exons ATGATGACCTCCCGATGTCACGACGAGGATCCCAAAGCTTGTGAATTA GTGCGCCAGAGCAGGAGAATGCGAAAACTGCGCAAATTCATggtaatacataattttacagaGTTCTTACCATTGACCACCGACTTCCAAATAGAGGAGGAGCAGATCAACAAACTCGCGCCAAACGAGTTTCTTGTGAAGGCGGAGTACATCAGTGTAGATCCGTACATGCGGTCCTTCGCAAAGGGCTTCCAAGTGCCTTACGAGCAATTCGGCTTCCAAGTCGGGAAAGTCAAAGAAAGTAGAAATGCCAAATTCCCTGTTGGAGCCAATGTGGTCTCACACGCGGGCTGGCGTGATTACGCAGTTTTAAATGACACTCCTGATGATATATTCGGCATACACCCTTACATTCCTGATCTTGGTAGGCTGTCCCCGTCATTGGCGATCGGAGCGTTAGGAATGACCGGGCTTACAGCATATTTAGGGTTGATGGAGATTTGTAGACCGAAGGCTGGAGAGGTTTTGGTAGTGACGAGCGCTGCGGGCGCGGTGGGCTCTATAGCAGGCCAGATCGGCAAGGTTCTGGGCTGCACTGTGGTCGGATTCACAGGATCTGATAGGAaagtgaaattaattaaagaagAATTCGGTTTTGACCACGCGTTTAACTATAAAACTGGTAATGCATATCATATATTAAAGGAGTTTGTTCCGAACGGAGTGGATTGCTTTTTCGATAACGTCGGAGGTGAGCTGGCGGGGGAGATAATAAGATGTATGAGGGAGTACGGTCGCGTTGCGAACTGCGGTTCTATAAGTACGTACGGAGACACCACGTCGTCAGTGAAGAATATAAGAACGTTGGTGTCGGTGCAGATAGAGTCGTTTAGCTTCACACAATGGAAGCCGAAACACGAAGCGACGTTCAAGCAGCTGAAAGCCTGGCTCGAGTCCGGGACGATAAAGGCTAAAGAGACCATTGTGAAAGGTTTCGAAGAGCTCCCCAATACTTTCGCCGCCATGTTGAAAGGCGACACCGTCGGAAAAGCTGTcgttaaagttttataa
- the LOC128676857 gene encoding prostaglandin reductase 1-like isoform X2, whose protein sequence is MNPSSTGHALDPRSYGIEVVRQSRRMRKLRKFMVIHNFTEFLPLTTDFQIEEEQINKLAPNEFLVKAEYISVDPYMRSFAKGFQVPYEQFGFQVGKVKESRNAKFPVGANVVSHAGWRDYAVLNDTPDDIFGIHPYIPDLGRLSPSLAIGALGMTGLTAYLGLMEICRPKAGEVLVVTSAAGAVGSIAGQIGKVLGCTVVGFTGSDRKVKLIKEEFGFDHAFNYKTGNAYHILKEFVPNGVDCFFDNVGGELAGEIIRCMREYGRVANCGSISTYGDTTSSVKNIRTLVSVQIESFSFTQWKPKHEATFKQLKAWLESGTIKAKETIVKGFEELPNTFAAMLKGDTVGKAVVKVL, encoded by the exons ATGAATCCTTCCTCGACCGGCCACGCCCTGGATCCACGCTCTTACGGAATCGAAGTG GTGCGCCAGAGCAGGAGAATGCGAAAACTGCGCAAATTCATggtaatacataattttacagaGTTCTTACCATTGACCACCGACTTCCAAATAGAGGAGGAGCAGATCAACAAACTCGCGCCAAACGAGTTTCTTGTGAAGGCGGAGTACATCAGTGTAGATCCGTACATGCGGTCCTTCGCAAAGGGCTTCCAAGTGCCTTACGAGCAATTCGGCTTCCAAGTCGGGAAAGTCAAAGAAAGTAGAAATGCCAAATTCCCTGTTGGAGCCAATGTGGTCTCACACGCGGGCTGGCGTGATTACGCAGTTTTAAATGACACTCCTGATGATATATTCGGCATACACCCTTACATTCCTGATCTTGGTAGGCTGTCCCCGTCATTGGCGATCGGAGCGTTAGGAATGACCGGGCTTACAGCATATTTAGGGTTGATGGAGATTTGTAGACCGAAGGCTGGAGAGGTTTTGGTAGTGACGAGCGCTGCGGGCGCGGTGGGCTCTATAGCAGGCCAGATCGGCAAGGTTCTGGGCTGCACTGTGGTCGGATTCACAGGATCTGATAGGAaagtgaaattaattaaagaagAATTCGGTTTTGACCACGCGTTTAACTATAAAACTGGTAATGCATATCATATATTAAAGGAGTTTGTTCCGAACGGAGTGGATTGCTTTTTCGATAACGTCGGAGGTGAGCTGGCGGGGGAGATAATAAGATGTATGAGGGAGTACGGTCGCGTTGCGAACTGCGGTTCTATAAGTACGTACGGAGACACCACGTCGTCAGTGAAGAATATAAGAACGTTGGTGTCGGTGCAGATAGAGTCGTTTAGCTTCACACAATGGAAGCCGAAACACGAAGCGACGTTCAAGCAGCTGAAAGCCTGGCTCGAGTCCGGGACGATAAAGGCTAAAGAGACCATTGTGAAAGGTTTCGAAGAGCTCCCCAATACTTTCGCCGCCATGTTGAAAGGCGACACCGTCGGAAAAGCTGTcgttaaagttttataa
- the LOC128676857 gene encoding prostaglandin reductase 1-like isoform X1, which yields MHMPDNAGQYKIYCSLPSHFVLEAFETASCTHDYSYKIFVRQSRRMRKLRKFMVIHNFTEFLPLTTDFQIEEEQINKLAPNEFLVKAEYISVDPYMRSFAKGFQVPYEQFGFQVGKVKESRNAKFPVGANVVSHAGWRDYAVLNDTPDDIFGIHPYIPDLGRLSPSLAIGALGMTGLTAYLGLMEICRPKAGEVLVVTSAAGAVGSIAGQIGKVLGCTVVGFTGSDRKVKLIKEEFGFDHAFNYKTGNAYHILKEFVPNGVDCFFDNVGGELAGEIIRCMREYGRVANCGSISTYGDTTSSVKNIRTLVSVQIESFSFTQWKPKHEATFKQLKAWLESGTIKAKETIVKGFEELPNTFAAMLKGDTVGKAVVKVL from the exons ATGCACATGCCTGACAATGCCGGTCAATATAAGATCTATTGTTCTCTTCCCTCACACTTTGTTTTAGAAGCTTTTGAGACGGCGAGCTGCACGCACGATTAttcgtataaaatattt GTGCGCCAGAGCAGGAGAATGCGAAAACTGCGCAAATTCATggtaatacataattttacagaGTTCTTACCATTGACCACCGACTTCCAAATAGAGGAGGAGCAGATCAACAAACTCGCGCCAAACGAGTTTCTTGTGAAGGCGGAGTACATCAGTGTAGATCCGTACATGCGGTCCTTCGCAAAGGGCTTCCAAGTGCCTTACGAGCAATTCGGCTTCCAAGTCGGGAAAGTCAAAGAAAGTAGAAATGCCAAATTCCCTGTTGGAGCCAATGTGGTCTCACACGCGGGCTGGCGTGATTACGCAGTTTTAAATGACACTCCTGATGATATATTCGGCATACACCCTTACATTCCTGATCTTGGTAGGCTGTCCCCGTCATTGGCGATCGGAGCGTTAGGAATGACCGGGCTTACAGCATATTTAGGGTTGATGGAGATTTGTAGACCGAAGGCTGGAGAGGTTTTGGTAGTGACGAGCGCTGCGGGCGCGGTGGGCTCTATAGCAGGCCAGATCGGCAAGGTTCTGGGCTGCACTGTGGTCGGATTCACAGGATCTGATAGGAaagtgaaattaattaaagaagAATTCGGTTTTGACCACGCGTTTAACTATAAAACTGGTAATGCATATCATATATTAAAGGAGTTTGTTCCGAACGGAGTGGATTGCTTTTTCGATAACGTCGGAGGTGAGCTGGCGGGGGAGATAATAAGATGTATGAGGGAGTACGGTCGCGTTGCGAACTGCGGTTCTATAAGTACGTACGGAGACACCACGTCGTCAGTGAAGAATATAAGAACGTTGGTGTCGGTGCAGATAGAGTCGTTTAGCTTCACACAATGGAAGCCGAAACACGAAGCGACGTTCAAGCAGCTGAAAGCCTGGCTCGAGTCCGGGACGATAAAGGCTAAAGAGACCATTGTGAAAGGTTTCGAAGAGCTCCCCAATACTTTCGCCGCCATGTTGAAAGGCGACACCGTCGGAAAAGCTGTcgttaaagttttataa